Within Lolium rigidum isolate FL_2022 chromosome 5, APGP_CSIRO_Lrig_0.1, whole genome shotgun sequence, the genomic segment gaaaGCAACAGGCCaatgaaaatttgaaatagtaCTTACCGAAGATGCATGACTGAAATAACCAAGCCAATGAAACCAGTAGCCCTCCATAAGTCACCTATTGTTCCAAGAGCTTGTGGCATCATGCACAATTGAAAATCAGTCACAGAACCAACCCCGTGCTCGATTACGAACGTTACGACTAAACCACTAGAAGGCCCGAATTGCCAATCCAGAAAATCCATAGCGGGACACAGAACCAAACCAAATTCAACAAACCAGACACGGTATCTAGGTGAGCCAGAGCGGCAACAGGCCGGCCATCCCATCCTTCCTCGCGACCCCGACGAGGCATCCGGCCATCCCAACCTTCCCCCCTCCTCCAAACACCTGCACCCAAAACGAAAAAAAGTTCAGAAACCAATACGAAAAAGGAACATCAACAGACATACAACAAAAGAGCTGGGACCGTGCCTTGCACCGGTCGTTGAGACGGCAGAAGCCATTCGCGAGATGGAGGGAGATGGACTCGGGCCACCTGCTGCTGCTAATGAGTTGGAGTGAGGAGGGGCGATACGGGGCGGGGAGGGTGATCTGGGATCAGCGCGGCCTTGTTCCTCTATCAAACACTCGACTGGAACCATACTGTTTCAGTCTATTCCAACATTTCAGACCAGTTAAATTCGATTCTACACATGGACTTGACAGTGCACCAAGAGATCTCAATAAAACATAATGCACCAATATTCAGGGAGTTCCGCTCTATAGCAGTATAGCTGATGCTTGCAACTGCTCACTCAAACACTCAAACCAATGGACACTGGTTATTTACGGCATTTCATCTGATTTATTTATTCGTTTTTGGCAAGTTTCCTTCAAGCAGACACAAGATCCCACCATGTTCAGTGCACCGGGACGTTGAGCGGCTTCCCCACGGAGAACCCGCCGTCCACCATGAGATTATGCCCGGTGATGTACCTGGCGTCGTCGGACGCCAGAAACACGGCCGCCCTCGCCACGTCCTCCGCGCGCAGCACCACGCCGCAGCCCATCTCGTTGAAGTCCTCCTCGAACACCCGCCTGACCGCCTCCTTGTCGCTGTCGCCGGCGCCCACTGGCGGGAGCCCCAGCATCTCCCTCACGGCCCGTGTCCCCATCGATGTGGCGATGCCGTACGGCGAGATGGCGTTCACCCTGACGccacgcgccgccagctccgctgCAGCCGACCGCACCATGCCGACGACGGCCGTCTTGGAGACGCTGTACGCGTGAGGGGCCGACCCGCCCAGCAcgcccgctgtgctggccgtgcaCAGGATGCACCCCTGGCTGCGCGGGACCATGGCCCGCGCCGCGTGCTTGATGCCGGTGGCCACGCCCCGGAGGTTGACGGCCATGACACTGTCGAAGTCGGCCATGTCCATGGACTCGATGGGGCCGCCCATGTAGGTGCCGCCAATGATGCCGGCGTTGTTGAACATGATGTCGAGGTGGCCGTGCCGCGCCATGGCGAGGTCCACGGCGGCCGCCACCTGCGCCTCGTTGGTCACGTCACAGCGGGCGTAGAAGGCCGTGCCCGGCCCGCCGAGCTCTGCCGCCACGGCGTGGCCGAGATCGTCCTGGACGTCGGCGATGACAACCTTGGCGCCATTTTTGACGAACTCCGCGGCGGTCGCTTTCCCAATGCCACTCGCCGCGCCGGTGATGATAGCCACCTTCCCGTCCAACCTCCCAAAGCC encodes:
- the LOC124656768 gene encoding short-chain dehydrogenase reductase 3a-like; translated protein: MFRAMRLLLSAAKSGAAGRASSGSSRLLSASSGFGRLDGKVAIITGAASGIGKATAAEFVKNGAKVVIADVQDDLGHAVAAELGGPGTAFYARCDVTNEAQVAAAVDLAMARHGHLDIMFNNAGIIGGTYMGGPIESMDMADFDSVMAVNLRGVATGIKHAARAMVPRSQGCILCTASTAGVLGGSAPHAYSVSKTAVVGMVRSAAAELAARGVRVNAISPYGIATSMGTRAVREMLGLPPVGAGDSDKEAVRRVFEEDFNEMGCGVVLRAEDVARAAVFLASDDARYITGHNLMVDGGFSVGKPLNVPVFGGGGKVGMAGCLVGVARKDGMAGLLPLWLT